A window from Ovis canadensis isolate MfBH-ARS-UI-01 breed Bighorn chromosome 4, ARS-UI_OviCan_v2, whole genome shotgun sequence encodes these proteins:
- the LOC138439779 gene encoding GTPase IMAP family member 4-like translates to MAAQYLSKPRTSHRLANPGDSQLRLVLVGKTGAGKSATGNSILREKVFLSSFSAVSITKHCNKGSSTWKGREVVIVDSPGLFDMKVSDAETHKEITHCMVLTSPGLHALLLVIPLVRYMPEDQKATEKILTMFGERAKEHMIALFKDDLAGMDFRDYLKHAATTIQELIREFRDRYCVVNNKATGAEQENQREQLLALVQDVVDKCKGRYYTNSRYQKTEEEIQKQTQALQENYREELERAKAQIKQEFKEEIRKLKDELEQQEQKTEMERRLAEMEAHRVSRQQTARDDVLSQNKILEIIFILLEAASFVFSLFKD, encoded by the exons ATGGCTGCCCAGTACCTCAGCAAACCCAGGACCAGCCACA GGCTTGCAAACCCTGGAGATTCCCAGCTGAGACTTGTCTTAGTGGGTAAGACTGGGGCAGGAAAAAGCGCAACAGGAAACAGCATCCTCAGAGAGAAAGTGTTTCTGTCTAGCTTTTCGGCTGTATCCATCACCAAGCACTGTAACAAAGGAAGCAGCACTTGGAAGGGGAGAGAAGTTGTCATCGTGGACTCACCTGGCCTCTTTGACATGAAGGTCTCAGATGCTGAGACTCACAAGGAGATTACCCACTGCATGGTGCTGACCTCCCCGGGGCTTCACGCTCTGCTCCTGGTCATCCCACTCGTCCGTTACATGCCCGAAGACCAGAAAGCCACAGAGAAGATCCTGACAATGTTTGGAGAGAGAGCTAAGGAACACATGATTGCCTTATTCAAAGATGACTTAGCCGGCATGGATTTCCGTGATTACTTAAAGCATGCTGCTACAACCATCCAAGAGCTGATTCGGGAGTTCAGAGATCGCTACTGTGTTGTCAACAACAAGGCCACAGGAGCTGAGCAGGAAAACCAGAGGGAGCAGCTGCTGGCCCTGGTCCAGGATGTGGTGGACAAGTGCAAGGGGAGATACTACACGAATAGCCGGTATCAGAAGACCGAGGAGGAGATTCAGAAGCAAACCCAAGCATtacaagaaaattacagagaaGAGCTTGAAAGAGCAAAAGCTCAGATAAAACAGGAgttcaaagaggaaatcagaaagcTGAAGGATGAACTAGAACAGCAAGAGCAGAAGACGGAAATGGAAAGGCGATTGGCAGAAATGGAGGCTCACCGGGTTTCAAGGCAGCAAACAGCCAGGGATGATGTTTTGAGTCAGAATAAGATACTTGAAATCATCTTCATCTTGTTAGAGGCTGCTTCCTTTGTCTTCTCTCTGTTTAAGGATTAA